The Cellulomonas wangleii genome includes a region encoding these proteins:
- a CDS encoding LacI family DNA-binding transcriptional regulator, whose translation MGADAVGLVLARPARMLGFEPFFMELIGGIEETLSSDDRSLLLHVVPDHGAEIAAYRRWGRGGLVDAVVLVNLVVDDPRLAVLGELGIPTVVVGGPERSLPGVAHVWIDNGQAMRDAVGYLVDLGHRTIGRVSGPAALAHTRSRTHAFLDECVQRGARGVVVEADYGQESGTRATRALLGRNDPPSAVVYDNDVMAVAGLGVANELGLGVPSDVSLLAWDDSALCRLSHPPLSAMSLDVHAMGVQVGDAVLNLLASGRATTSTAPLPRLVARGSTARRPRAVRDDPAQA comes from the coding sequence GTGGGCGCAGACGCGGTCGGGTTGGTGCTCGCGCGTCCTGCGCGGATGCTGGGGTTCGAGCCGTTCTTCATGGAGCTGATCGGCGGCATCGAGGAGACGCTGTCCTCGGACGACCGCTCGCTGCTGCTCCACGTCGTGCCGGACCACGGCGCGGAGATCGCCGCCTACCGGCGCTGGGGCCGGGGTGGCCTGGTCGACGCGGTCGTGCTCGTCAACCTCGTCGTCGACGACCCGCGCCTGGCGGTGCTCGGCGAGCTCGGGATCCCGACGGTGGTCGTCGGCGGCCCGGAACGGTCGCTGCCCGGGGTCGCGCACGTGTGGATCGACAACGGCCAGGCCATGCGTGACGCGGTCGGCTACCTCGTCGACCTGGGGCACCGCACGATCGGGCGGGTGTCCGGACCGGCGGCTCTCGCGCACACGCGCTCGCGCACGCACGCCTTCCTCGACGAGTGCGTCCAACGCGGCGCCAGGGGCGTGGTCGTCGAGGCCGACTACGGGCAGGAGTCCGGCACCCGGGCCACCCGCGCGCTGCTCGGCCGCAACGACCCGCCGTCGGCGGTCGTGTACGACAACGACGTCATGGCGGTCGCCGGGCTGGGCGTCGCGAACGAGCTGGGGCTCGGGGTGCCGTCCGACGTCTCCCTGCTCGCCTGGGACGACTCGGCGCTGTGCCGGTTGTCGCACCCACCGCTGTCGGCGATGAGCCTCGACGTGCACGCCATGGGCGTCCAGGTGGGCGACGCCGTGCTGAACCTCCTGGCGTCGGGCCGTGCGACCACGTCGACCGCCCCCCTGCCGCGCCTCGTCGCCCGCGGCAGCACGGCACGGCGGCCGCGTGCCGTGCGCGACGATCCGGCGCAGGCGTGA
- a CDS encoding glycoside hydrolase family 2 protein produces the protein MTDDVLAEGWTLTADPATLPSGLPAALASRLVSGVPARVPGTTHTDLLAAGLVPDPYVDRNELEVAWMKRVDWSYARPLDVTPAADDERVDLVLEGVDTVAAVRLDGTVLARTANQHRTYRVDLRDHLCPGPQVLRVDLTSALTYAEAEAARLGPRPMAYAQPFNMVRKMACSFGWDWGPDLQTAGLWRPVRVQRWRVARLAGVRALVTVEPDGTGVVEVVVDVERSGLAGGEVPLVVTAHVAGAEGVVEVRAGSTTGTVRLEVPHAPLWWPVGHGGQPLHDLHVELRASDPAAPAGPRGTGPLLGAWSRRIGFRTVELDTLPDDHGSAFTLRVNGRAVFVRGANWIPDDHLLTRITRDRLAGRLDQALGAHLNLLRVWGGGIYESEDFYELCDERGLLVWQDFLLACAAYPEESPLREEIEAEAREHVARLTPHPSLVLWNGGNENLWGFRDWGWEPELDGRTWGHAYATEVLPAVVAELDPTRPYVANSPTSPGYDIRDVHPNDPDHGSHHQWDVWNRVDYTVYRDEVPRFCSEFGFQGPPTWSTLARAVRAEDGSVAGKEHPTFLLHQKAEDGNGKLDRGMAPHLGVPSDPDDWLWAGQLNQARAVRFAIEHHRSWWPVTAGSVVWQLNDCWPVTSWAAIDGDGRPKPLWWALRAAFAERLVTVQPRDGRESLVVVNDTPVLWKATALLERQTLGGDVLARAEVPLTVGAWSVGTFPVAAALRTPGDPTAEVLVVSLDRRRAVHTWVEDVDLALDPTPFDARVHPVQDGYAVEVTARSLVRDLTLLVDRLDPAASVDEALVTLPAGARATFRVRTAATLDPAALVTAPVLRSANDVVVAARAPGA, from the coding sequence CACCGACCTGCTCGCGGCCGGGCTCGTCCCCGACCCGTACGTCGACCGCAACGAGCTCGAGGTCGCCTGGATGAAGCGGGTGGACTGGTCGTACGCCCGGCCGCTCGACGTCACCCCTGCCGCCGACGACGAGCGCGTCGACCTGGTTCTCGAGGGCGTCGACACCGTCGCCGCCGTGCGCCTGGACGGCACCGTCCTCGCACGCACGGCCAACCAGCACCGCACCTACCGGGTCGACCTGCGCGACCACCTGTGCCCGGGACCGCAGGTGCTGCGCGTGGACCTGACGTCGGCGCTCACCTACGCCGAGGCGGAGGCCGCGCGGCTGGGACCCCGGCCCATGGCCTACGCGCAGCCGTTCAACATGGTCCGCAAGATGGCCTGCTCCTTCGGCTGGGACTGGGGACCCGACCTGCAGACGGCCGGCCTGTGGCGCCCGGTCCGCGTCCAGCGGTGGCGCGTCGCGCGGCTCGCCGGCGTGCGCGCGCTGGTGACCGTGGAGCCCGACGGCACGGGCGTGGTCGAGGTCGTGGTCGACGTCGAGCGGTCGGGGCTCGCGGGTGGTGAGGTCCCGCTGGTGGTGACGGCGCACGTGGCCGGTGCCGAGGGTGTGGTCGAGGTCCGTGCCGGGTCCACCACCGGCACCGTCCGCCTCGAGGTCCCGCACGCGCCGCTGTGGTGGCCGGTCGGCCACGGCGGCCAGCCGCTGCACGACCTGCACGTCGAGCTGCGCGCGAGCGACCCCGCGGCCCCCGCGGGCCCGCGCGGCACCGGCCCGCTGCTCGGCGCGTGGTCCCGCCGCATCGGGTTCCGCACCGTCGAGCTCGACACCCTGCCCGACGACCACGGGTCGGCCTTCACGCTGCGGGTCAACGGGCGCGCGGTGTTCGTCCGCGGCGCCAACTGGATCCCCGACGACCACCTGCTGACCCGCATCACGCGCGACCGCCTCGCCGGGCGCCTCGACCAGGCGCTGGGGGCCCACCTCAACCTGCTGCGGGTCTGGGGCGGCGGGATCTACGAGTCCGAGGACTTCTACGAGCTGTGCGACGAGCGCGGGCTGCTGGTGTGGCAGGACTTCCTGCTGGCGTGCGCCGCGTACCCCGAGGAGTCCCCGCTGCGCGAGGAGATCGAGGCCGAGGCCCGCGAGCACGTCGCCCGCCTGACGCCGCACCCGTCGCTGGTGCTGTGGAACGGCGGCAACGAGAACCTGTGGGGCTTCCGGGACTGGGGCTGGGAGCCCGAGCTCGACGGGCGCACCTGGGGCCACGCGTACGCGACGGAGGTGCTGCCGGCCGTGGTGGCCGAGCTCGACCCGACCCGGCCGTACGTCGCGAACAGCCCCACCTCGCCCGGGTACGACATCCGCGACGTGCACCCCAACGACCCGGACCACGGCTCCCACCACCAGTGGGATGTCTGGAACCGGGTCGACTACACCGTGTACCGCGACGAGGTCCCCCGGTTCTGCTCGGAGTTCGGCTTCCAGGGCCCGCCGACGTGGTCGACGCTGGCGCGCGCCGTCCGCGCCGAGGACGGCTCGGTGGCCGGCAAGGAGCACCCCACCTTCCTGCTGCACCAGAAGGCCGAGGACGGCAACGGCAAGCTCGACCGCGGCATGGCACCGCACCTCGGTGTCCCGTCCGACCCGGACGACTGGCTGTGGGCAGGTCAGCTCAACCAGGCGCGCGCGGTGCGGTTCGCGATCGAGCACCACCGCTCCTGGTGGCCCGTCACCGCCGGGTCCGTCGTGTGGCAGCTGAACGACTGCTGGCCCGTGACGTCGTGGGCGGCGATCGACGGCGACGGACGACCCAAGCCCCTGTGGTGGGCGCTGCGTGCGGCGTTCGCCGAACGGCTGGTGACCGTGCAGCCGCGCGACGGTCGCGAGTCCCTCGTCGTCGTCAACGACACCCCCGTCCTGTGGAAGGCGACGGCCCTGCTGGAGCGTCAGACGCTCGGCGGCGACGTGCTGGCCCGGGCGGAGGTGCCGCTGACCGTCGGCGCGTGGTCCGTGGGCACCTTCCCCGTCGCGGCCGCGCTGCGGACGCCCGGCGACCCGACGGCCGAGGTCCTGGTCGTGTCGCTGGACCGCCGTCGGGCGGTGCACACCTGGGTCGAGGACGTCGACCTCGCCCTGGACCCGACGCCGTTCGACGCGCGCGTGCACCCCGTGCAGGACGGGTACGCGGTCGAGGTGACGGCACGCTCGCTCGTGCGTGACCTCACGCTGCTGGTCGACCGGCTGGACCCCGCCGCGAGCGTCGACGAGGCACTGGTGACGTTGCCGGCCGGCGCCCGTGCCACGTTCCGTGTCCGCACGGCTGCCACCCTGGACCCGGCCGCCCTCGTCACCGCCCCGGTGCTGCGCAGCGCGAACGACGTCGTCGTGGCGGCCCGCGCCCCGGGGGCGTGA